The DNA region ctggtaaaatCTGGGTTAAAAAAAACAACGAGATTAACCAAAGCTTTcagtatcaaataaaataaactaaGCGTTATAATCTAGTAGAAAAAAGTTGATTTAGTCAGAACCTTCTAGAATCTTTTTGTGAATGGTGAAACGACAGCACGTACTGCTCACAAAGCCACCTGGGACTAGTGATGGCTATGAAAGAGTCACTACTTACCTCTTCATAGTGCAAAGTCAACATGACCTACTGTGAAATAAGTAATGAATCAAAACCCATTCAATATCATCAGTGAAGGGCCCTACATGATCTGACAACATAACATGCCTACTGATGATCAATACTCATGGCATATTAATAGGTCTATCCTTTCTGCTACTCTCTGCTCAACATTTCATTTTCAGAAAGGGGGAACCTGAGTCCGCTGCTGTTCTTTTATCTGTGTCAAATCTATCAAATGCAGCATGGAAATTATTATGTGTCCCTGCCATTTTATGCAGTTATACAAGCAGCATATCAGAAACCCTACCAGGACTTCAGGCACCTGTTATCTGGTATTTCCGCCAGAGTTCTGTTAAACTGAATTATATGCTCATGCTGCAGACATAAAAGGCTGAAAATCAATGTTTTCAAGAGCTCGTCTCTCCCCCACTCAAAAGCAGTGAACACACTCTACCCTACCCATTAGTATCATTAAACATTCAACAAGATGGATCCCGTCTCCCCTGATAATATGGAGTTCTAATTTTAACTCATTAACATTTGTTCGCTACCAGATGTTCTTCATGAATGGTTTTAAATAGCCACTGTCTGAATCTTTTACAATTTTTAGACAATATAGCCTTTGAGGAGGATATCTTAGCTATTTATCTATCCCTCCCCAGTTACGCTTGACTGAGAAAAACGTAATATTAAACTTACCGGTATGAAACATTCACATCAGAGGGACTTAAAATCAGTCTCTAACTTTATCGGATAAGCAATATTTCTGATCTAAATTTGCCTGTGACAAAACAGTATGCAGGGATAAATAAACTATGGGGGACAGTGCACTGTTGATGAATTTTAGAACAGATCTATGGACATTTAGAAAGTGAAACAAAATTATTATGGAGCAATATACTACGCTGTGAATTGTAACCAGTGCTTTTATACCGAGGCATTGCTTGAGAGAAAAGAGAAACCCGCAtgctgctcttgctagtatcaatGTTCTTTATTAAGTTTGACGTATCagcctcaaggccttcgtcaagaacagtgatactagcaagagtaGCGTGCAGGTTTCTCTTTTCTCTCATGTTATTCAtttgttaccatgcacctgcaacaaagaAAGCTCAGATGTGCAAGTGCCGAGGCATAGCTTTAAGGAGATTCCTATACCTGTTTATGtgcaatatatacagtgcattcagactcccttcagtttttccacattttgttacgttacagccttattctaacatggatGAAAAAacaacatcaatctacacacaataccccataatgacaaagcgaaaacaggtttttagacattttaaacaataaatacaaaaatgtatttacataagtattgctatgagactcgaaattgagctcaggtgcatcctgtttccattgatcatccttgagatgtttctacaacttgattggagtccacctgtggtaaattcaattgattggacatgatttggaaaggcacacacctgtctataaaaaggttctacagttgacagtgcatgtcagagcaaaaaccaagccatgaggtcgaaggaattgtcagtagagctcagagacaggattgtgtcgaggcacagatctggggaagggtaccaaaactcttcctagagctggccgcccggccaaactgagcaatcaggggacaagggccttggtcagggaggtgaccaagaacccgatggtcatctGACAGAGCCAGAGttcttcctctgtggagatgggagaatcttccagaaggacaaccatctctacagcactccaccaatcaggcctttatggtagagtggccagacggaagtcactcctcagtaaaaggcacatgacagcccgcttggagtttgctaaaaggcacctaaaggactctcagaccatgagaaacaagattctctggtctgatgaaaccaaggctgaaatctttggcctgaatgccaagcgtcacgttaggaggaaacctggcaccatccctacggtgaagcatggtggtggaagcatcatgctgtggggatgtttttcagcggcagggactgggagactagtcagggtcgagggaaagatgaacggatcaaagtacagagagatccttgatgaaaacctgctgtagagcgctcaggaccttagactggggagaaggttcaccttccaacaggacaacgaccctaagcacacagccaagacaacacaggagtggcttcgggacaagtctctgaatgtccttgagtggcccagccagagcccggacttgaacccgatcgaacatctctggagagacctgaaaatagctgtgcagcgacgctccctatccaacctgacagagattgagaggatctgcagggaagaatgggagaaactccccaaatacaggtgtgccaagcttgtagagtcatacctaagaagactcaagctgtaatcgctgccaaagatgcttcaacaaagtactgagtaaagggtctgaatacttatgtaaatgtgatatcagtttttaatttctagaaacctgtttttgctttgtcattatggggtattgtgtgcagatagATTTTTTCcccaatccattttagaataagtctgtaacgtaacaaaatgtagaaaaagtctgtgcaccgaatgcactgtgtgtacacacacacacacacacacatatatatatatggtatTAAAATTATCAACCAGGTATCATTCATTGATGAACAGCTTATGTGCTTGCCTCATATAGAATGTATCCAAGTGCACAAAACCAGTGATATTCAGGTGTTCATAAAAAGGGAGCAGACTTTTCTTTGTTTATACGTACCCAAGCATGTTGTTCAGGCCGGCAGCAAACTTTACCTGAGCAGGGACAGGCGTCTGTGGGTGGGAGGTGTCCACTCATGTCAGACAGGCAGAGTTTCAATCCTCTAAGAAGCCTTGTGTTGGCATCCAGGATGTGGCACACAGTGGGTCTCTTGCAAGGCAGGATTTGCATTTCCTAACAAAGTTTACATATCAAATCAGCAGCTATGCTGGTCAGGCCTGGCATCCCGGCACTGAGGTGAATTAACTGGGAAGGGCCTACTATGGATTCTTGATCCCTGAAGGTAGCACAATGACGGTCTCTTCATTTAAATTTCATATTCACTTAGAATAAACTTTACAAGTAAATGAAATCAAATCATGGATCCCTGCACAGACCAAATGGGTGGTTGGTTCCTTTCACTGAGCGTGGCACATAGTTTGTGGAAAAACTGGGTGACGAGACCTGAGGTTCAGTCGTGTCACTCCATCACAGGGTGAGGTACCAACGTAAACTTGCCCTAAAACAGTAAAATCTTCTTCCTGCAGGCTTCAAGGCAGGGAGCGCAAACCATGGATCCTTGTTAGGCTGGAACGGACATTGAGGCATTACTCTATTAGCTCTGCAgggttgttgtggtcagtagaatTGAGTTGATGGGACAAGCACCCCAGCTGTGTGTCGACGGCCCCAGCGACACAGCAGAGGTGGGGTGTACAGAGGAACACCCGGGGCAACTGGGTGCCCAAGGTGATGACAACAGCCCCTCCATCAGAGCAGCAGCCAGGAGAGGTGAGCCTCTCTCCAGCCTCCGTAACAGCTCACTGGAGAATAGCTCCTGCACCTCCGGCTACGGCCATGAGGACCAGAGATGACACAGGAATAGGCCCTCACTCCCCTCTTCCAAGGGACACTAGGGACACCTCAGCAAAGGCACAGAAATGGTGGCCAGGTAAAAGGGAGGGCCTAATTTAGGCATTAACAAACGGAACATCAGCAACTCTTTGAAAAGGAGGGGATCAACAATGGTGAGCAATGATGTCAACACAAAGATCTGAGAAGCACTTTGCCTTGCTCTCAattttctttctttcctctctggtCTGAAAAGGTGTTCCCATTTTTCAAACAGACGGGGCCTTTGTGTTTTTTAAGTGCAAAAGACAATTCCTTCGCAACACAACATAAAAGGTCACAAAAGTTGTCTTCCAAGGCAGAAACATTTGTTTTCCCACGAAAGACAAAATTTATTGATACCGAAACAAAATCTATGAAGTGCAAGCTGCACTTTGTGTTTTAGGCGCATGTGCAATGGTGGTTtccatttttttctccagaaatcaGGTGTACACAGCACAAAGCAAATTTTCCATTTAAAACACGGGAACTGGAATCACAAATCATTAACACAACTTAAGAGCAGTCAATTCAGTGAAACGCATAAAGGGCCACTGTGCAAAGGACCCTTGCCCCTGTGCATTCTGGGGTATTTTTTGCATATGGTGTTTCCCAGTGTCCAATGGTAGTATGGTGGTGTTATCCACTCTGGTATCCCTTGCTCAAATCTGAAGTGTCCATAGCATACATACAGTAATCATTTTATACAAGAAATGTCActtaaaatacatttttgtttttgccaaTACACTTCGAATCCTAATAAAAAGCAAATGGCTATGGCATCAACAACACTACTGGTGAGTTCCCCAAGTATAAAGTTGGCAATGATTGTAAAGGCCAAATTGAAAATCACAAATTATCTAAATTAACTTTAACTGTGGTATTTGGAGAGATTTTGATACATATTAGGCCTAATACCAGTCAACAGCCTTATCCTTAGTTTAACTCTAAAACAGAATTAAAGTATATCGTTAAGCTAAACTCAGTGTTAAAATCTctctatattttttatatatatagatACATACATACTCTTGGTCCTTGAGAGCAAAAAGAATCATAACTTTCACATAACTGATTTAACTCATTGGATAAATTCCACTTAGATAAACTCCTTTCCTTCGGTCCTTGTTGACTCACTTTTGTGAAACTGAAAGGACTGTATATGAAATGGCTCCACATAGCTCTCTGGAAGGTTAGAACATTTCTAAATGGTTTCACTTCCTATCTAGACAGTTCTCTCAGAACCAAAAGGGGAAGTCATCAAGGGACACATTACTGCCATGAGGGGCCATCGTCATTTTGTTTGTATGCTTGATTTCCCTCTTTATGAGTGAAAGAAAACCTAAACTTAACTCATAACCATTTAACTGTGGGGCTGATTGTTGGAAATAACATAACTCATAATGCAAACCAGGAGAACTTCCTGACCTCAATGGTACAGGAAAATGGTGGTAGTTCTTGTTTACTCAAAAGTAATACCCTCTATGGAATGTATGTGGCGTCACCTCTATTGGATGAACCCAAGGAGCATAGACATGTTGACAATCAAAACCATTCTGGATTTATGCTAATATATCCAACAATCTGTAATTTTTTTTACCATTTACTATTGTTTTTTTAACCAATAGTCTAACACCAGCAGGGCAATGCAACACATTGGAAAACATCGAAAACTCTGATATCCTAGATTCTCTTATAATGTATCACACAAAATATTGTTTCCAACATTGAAAATTCAGACTTAAACTGTGGGTGCTTTTGGTGCCAAGCCAAGATACACTGACAACAGCAGGTGAAAATGTGAGCGCTTTTGCGATTAAAAATTTAAAAATTGTCCCAATTATACAGATCAATAAGTAAGACCTTATCAAACATACATTTTCAATTTGAGGATATTCCAGGTAAGCTTTGATGTAAATAACTGAATTTCAAAGCCTTTCATACCCTTTTAAATTGTCTGCTTGATAATAGAGACTGGTAATACTCTTATTGATGAACAAAAGCAGACTTCAATAATATACAAGTACAATTGGCAATGCAATGGCATACCTTTCAAATCAATGAaaattacctgtataaaagataagTTGTATTGTCTTAAAGCTATAGTAGTACACACATCTTCACAGGGTTCCTAAATTATGGCATGGTTGATCTATAACCAGTCTTGAGTAAATGTAAGAAATTCAACTGAGAGgagatttttacattttagtcatttagcagacactcttatccagagcgacttacagttagtgagtgcatacatttttcatactgcccccccgtgggaaacgaacccacaaccctggcgttgcaagcgccatgctctaccaactgagctacaggggactacaggaGATGACTGAACTACACTTAGTTTCAGGTCTCAGATGAATCTTTATATTATTTTATGTTCTACTGCAATGAATAGCAAACAAGACTTCACACCAGAAAAATGACAATGCAAATACAATGGAAGTCAGATTTTTTCCAAATGAAAAGGCAATAATCAATGTAGGCCTAGTTATTTACAAAAACCCATAAATTACTCTAGTCAGCTGATTTACACAGACTAGTTGAGCAAATAGAAAAACGTGAATCTACTTTGACTTAACCATTTAAATTAAATGTATCCACTTCTTGTCATTTAAATTGTTCCCATTAAAAGTAAACCACCAACAGAATGTAATGCAGGCTATAGGCTAATGCATGCTGAGCTGACAACTTCAAATATATGAAAGACTTGTTACTGTTGATTACCAAATGACTCTCAGTATAGCATTGTTTTCTGCCAAGAAGTTCTACTTCTAGCGAGACAGAAAGCTATCAACCCCCCACCCTGTTCCCTGTTTCAGTGACAGCTAAATCATGTGACAcaatgtgggtgtgtatgtgccATAGTTCTACCAATTCATTACACAAGACTAATGATTTTCTATTTGTTCTCATTTCATGACGCTCCTCTGACAATGACCATAACCAGGTAGTCTTCTTCGGTTTTGGCAAGGGCTTTAGCGGAGGCATCCAAGAACTGCTGGGAGAAATCACAGGGGGGGAAAGCGTGAAGAACTCCTGCGCCGTCCTTGTCACGGCTGCCGCCCACAGGCAGAGTGATGACGCCGGCCGCCTGCTTCTGCTTCAGGTAGGAGACCAGGTTCTTCAGAGGCCTCTCGGTGGAGCTCCCCACGTCCTGGAGTCCCTCCTCAGATCTCCCGGGCACAGCCAGGAGGATAGAGTAGCCGCTGGGGCCAGCAGCTTTGATGCGACGGGACACCTCATCCAGCTTGGGCTGGTCCAGACGCAGGCGCTGGGTGATCTTCAGCTGGGACACCTGGCTACCAGTGGAGCCCTCCACCAGTAGTCCGGCTGCCACAGCTAGGTCCCCCTCCAGCAGGTGCATGGAGGTGGGGAAGCTGCTGTTCTTCAGCAGGAGCACGCCCTGCCAGGCCTGGCACAGCTTCTTGGACTGCAGGCTGGACCTGGAGGAGGGGTCAGAGCGGTCCTCCCTCTTTACAGGGCTCTTACAGGAGTCACTGGCTTTGCATTTGCGGTCCCGTTCTGGCTCTGCTGGGCTGAGCGTCCGCAGTCTCTTGTCCCCGGGGTCACAGTCCAGGCTGCCCCGCTGCTCTCCACCGGGGGAGGGTCTGTCGGAGTGTGGAGGGCTGTAGCGCCCCCCGTCCCGGCTGCTGCCACCAGGGCTGCGTTCCAGAGAGGTGCCGTGGCGACGGCGCACATGTTCGCTGCTGTCCGGTGAGCGGTCCGGGCGACGCCCGTCGTCTAAGAGGCGTCGTTTTCGGACCTGGTCTCGGCTCTGCAGCTCCCGCTCACATTCCAGAGACCAGGGTTCCCGTGAACGCCTTTCCAGGTGCTCCAGGGGCTCAAAGGCTGCCCCTCGCACCCTCTCTCGGACCGCTGGGCCAGCCCAGTCAGCGGTGTACAGTTCCCTTTCTCTGAAGCGGAGTGTGGGTGGAGGACTCCTCTCTCTTACCCGGATGGCCTCGGGGGTGGGCCGGTGGACGAAGGAGTCTGCCACTAGGTCAAAGTGAGGCGGCAGGGGGAGAGGCTGCAGGTAATGTTGCTGGTAGCGGAGCTCTGTGTCGGCAAAGTCCACCCTAAGTCTCCTCTCAGGACCACCCAGAGGGAAGCCACGCATGTGGGAGCAGGCGGCCTGGGCAGCGTCCAGGCTTTCATACTGGATGTAGGCCCACGTGTCCCCCTTCCTGTAGTCTATAGTCCTGATGGTGCCAAATCGGTCAAATTCCCTGGCCAGGGCAGCAAGGGGGACCCAGGGGCCAAGACCCCCCACCCACAGCCTGGTTGTGGGGGTCGCTTTGCCATAGCCGATTTTGATAGGGTTGTGACACACCACTTTGCCTGACATGGTGATCTTCGCACGGTGAGCCATGTCCAGGTTCTCAAACTTTAGGAATCCATAGGTGCTGCTCTGCCCGCGAGCGGCTGTCCGCTTGATGTCCACCTCTGTGATCACCCCAAACCTGTCAAACGCCCTCCTCAAGTCATTCTCTGTCACTGAGACATCGAGGTTGCCAAGAAACAACGTCCTGTTGGCCCGCTGATCATCTTCAGGGGATAGGAGGTCCTCCTCGCGGAAAGCTGCACAGTCAGGGATGAAGGGTGGCCGGGCCCTGGCTTCATAGATAGAAaactccatctctctttccagTTCTctagggaggggtggggggggaggaggaggggggagatgacCCAGGGCTAACTGCTGCAGTCTGAAGTCTCTATATCCTAGCCCCGTTGGTGAAATGGATCTTTGGACGTGCAAATGTCTGTGCCCTGCAACACCTACATATGGATCTTTTTCGATGGGGGAGCGGCTCCTACGCCGGTTCATGTACACCGCCTCAATTTTTAGAGGGCGGTCATAGAGTACCAACTTGCCGCGTGCGTGCTTGGCCGCCTTGGCGTTTTCCGGCCTTCTGAAATTCACAAAAGCCACCCTTTCGTCGTTAACTCGGCTTATTTTGACACTGACGTCCCCAAATTTCTTAAATTCGTGAAATAATCCATCTTCAATTTCTTCGTCGCTCAACTGAGAACCCAGTTCGCCGACTTTTAGAGTCTTGTACTCACTTTCGTTGATCGGAAGAGGCCTCAGTTCCCCGCGAGAATTGGTCCTTGTGGTGGGGTCCAGAGCAAGGCTAATGTGTAGCTTGCTACTCGAACCAGTTGTGTTAGGATATCCGTGGTTACTCGCAGTTCGACTGGACACATGGCAGTATAAATCTCGACTGTCTCTCTTTTCAGATGGTAAACTCCGTCTTACCGAACCACCACTTTTGACAGAACTATTCCCGTTGTTGCTGCTGCCTGCAGAGAGAGCTCCTATTTTCTTACTTGTTGGGTGGCTTCCTCCCCGGTCTCGGATATCTTCCAGAATACGCGAACGCTTTTTCACGGGCGACCTCTCCTTGCCTTTCATTTTGCAGTTGCAGTCTTGAAAATGATATATTCTAAACTTACTGTAATTGTCCCTAACTTCACTAGCAAAGtataaacatttgttttaaatacAGCTCACTTCCTCCTAGGCGACATGTCCGCCATGTTGAAGGGCTGCATTGGAAGTTCCGCCCAGCTGTGGTGAATGGTGGAATGCGGCTTGCGTCGAGAAGAAGGATTGGTTTCACACATGTCACTCAACACAAAATGGATGCGGCTCTGGTCCTAAAGTACAGTGAGGAGAGTCAGTAACCTCTAATATCTTCGGCTTCATGTATGAGAGACACATTGTACATTTTAATGTCCTATCCTTATTGGATCAGAGGGAAATGCTAAAAATAACAAACGGCAAGAAACTAAAAACAGGATTGTGCTATAGAAACACGGGGGGGCTAGTTGGTGGTAGAGGAGTTGGTTAATGAGGCATGCTCTGCCTTACTGGGACCGGCACATTTATTTCTGGGGGCTAATCAGGCAGAACCTCTCTGGCACCCTAATGGCATCCTatcctctatatagtgcactacttttgaccagtgcactgtggggaatagggtgccatttgaccagggcacTCTGCTAGTTAGCAAGACATAGGAGGAGTGATGAGGAGCAGCGGGTGGAGAAGCAGAAACCCATTTATAACGGTGTAATCTGCCCTCATTACAGCAACAGTTGAACAAGGAGGGAAATGGTAGGCAGGGCAGCACAGCTACCTTACAGGCCTTTGGAGATACAGTATCTACTCCCTTTCATTCACTGGTGCAAATACACATGTGATATGTAAACTTTAAGTTTATTATGGTAAAATGGCTGTTTCAATTACAG from Coregonus clupeaformis isolate EN_2021a chromosome 12, ASM2061545v1, whole genome shotgun sequence includes:
- the LOC121577639 gene encoding RNA-binding protein 15-like, with the protein product MKGKERSPVKKRSRILEDIRDRGGSHPTSKKIGALSAGSSNNGNSSVKSGGSVRRSLPSEKRDSRDLYCHVSSRTASNHGYPNTTGSSSKLHISLALDPTTRTNSRGELRPLPINESEYKTLKVGELGSQLSDEEIEDGLFHEFKKFGDVSVKISRVNDERVAFVNFRRPENAKAAKHARGKLVLYDRPLKIEAVYMNRRRSRSPIEKDPYVGVAGHRHLHVQRSISPTGLGYRDFRLQQLALGHLPPPPPPPPLPRELEREMEFSIYEARARPPFIPDCAAFREEDLLSPEDDQRANRTLFLGNLDVSVTENDLRRAFDRFGVITEVDIKRTAARGQSSTYGFLKFENLDMAHRAKITMSGKVVCHNPIKIGYGKATPTTRLWVGGLGPWVPLAALAREFDRFGTIRTIDYRKGDTWAYIQYESLDAAQAACSHMRGFPLGGPERRLRVDFADTELRYQQHYLQPLPLPPHFDLVADSFVHRPTPEAIRVRERSPPPTLRFRERELYTADWAGPAVRERVRGAAFEPLEHLERRSREPWSLECERELQSRDQVRKRRLLDDGRRPDRSPDSSEHVRRRHGTSLERSPGGSSRDGGRYSPPHSDRPSPGGEQRGSLDCDPGDKRLRTLSPAEPERDRKCKASDSCKSPVKREDRSDPSSRSSLQSKKLCQAWQGVLLLKNSSFPTSMHLLEGDLAVAAGLLVEGSTGSQVSQLKITQRLRLDQPKLDEVSRRIKAAGPSGYSILLAVPGRSEEGLQDVGSSTERPLKNLVSYLKQKQAAGVITLPVGGSRDKDGAGVLHAFPPCDFSQQFLDASAKALAKTEEDYLVMVIVRGAS